One Anaeromusa acidaminophila DSM 3853 genomic region harbors:
- a CDS encoding ArsR/SmtB family transcription factor has protein sequence MKEAICDICEEHCEHPERIGCAKAGMLSDTTILRLVETFKILGDATRLKILCVLAQQEMCVCDIAAALSMGQSAISHQLRVLRSARLVKYRREGKSAWYSLDDDHVVDLMKRGLEHVSHT, from the coding sequence ATGAAAGAAGCAATATGTGACATATGCGAAGAGCATTGCGAGCATCCTGAACGAATTGGCTGTGCCAAAGCTGGAATGCTGTCAGACACAACGATATTACGACTAGTAGAAACCTTTAAAATCCTAGGGGACGCCACGCGGCTCAAAATTTTGTGCGTATTAGCACAACAAGAGATGTGCGTCTGTGATATAGCTGCTGCACTCTCTATGGGACAGTCCGCCATTTCCCATCAATTGCGCGTATTACGCAGCGCCAGATTGGTAAAATATCGCAGAGAAGGCAAGTCTGCCTGGTATTCATTAGATGATGATCACGTCGTAGATCTCATGAAACGAGGTCTAGAGCATGTCAGCCATACGTAA
- a CDS encoding heavy metal translocating P-type ATPase: MKKAIVNIDTTDVFRIEGMDCADCAAKLEKKINALAGVQTATVNFGAGKLTVEHSLAVAEIIKAIEQAGYQAFKDGLNRRSADTPSPSWWRKPKTVATILSGAFLLPAVILEWSGAGEEVLMPLYMAAMILGGYHVAKSGLYGLKSFTMDTNFLMTIAAVGAVAIREWGEGAMVVFLFSLGNALQAYTLDKTRNSIRALMDLAPREALVRRNGQELQLEVEEIAINDVILVKPGERIAMDGTVTNGVSSVNQASITGESIPVEKQPGDIVYAGTVNENGALEITVTKLATDSTLAKIMHMVEEAQTKKAPMQQFVDVFAKYYTPVVIIAALSFIAIPTLFFGEPFAVWFYKALVLLVISCPCALVISTPVSIVSAIGNASRHGVLIKGGAHLEHMGSVEAIAFDKTGTLTSGKPVVTDIIPLNGIPQDELLALAAAVEKWSEHPLAKAIVSYAKDTPLPSISNFQALPGRGAQANIGEQTIYVGSRRLFEEIGCVIAADEPRLTRLEEQGKTAMLVGTRQKVLGVLAVADTLREESSASLSELRTAGVRTIAMLTGDNERVAKTIATELKIDAVYSELLPEEKAMALKQLSSKYGRVAMVGDGVNDAPALATADVGIAMGVAGSDSALETADIALMSDDLSKLAYIIKLSRKTVAIIKQNVTFSIAIKLLFVAGTFLGVVNLWLAILADTGASLLVTLNGMRLAKKIG, translated from the coding sequence ATTAAGAAGGCTATAGTGAATATAGACACAACCGATGTGTTTCGTATTGAAGGCATGGACTGCGCTGACTGCGCTGCAAAACTGGAGAAAAAGATCAACGCTTTAGCTGGAGTCCAGACGGCTACAGTAAACTTTGGCGCAGGAAAACTGACTGTAGAACACTCTTTAGCCGTTGCTGAAATTATCAAAGCCATAGAGCAAGCAGGCTATCAAGCTTTTAAAGACGGATTGAACCGTCGCAGTGCCGATACCCCAAGTCCTTCCTGGTGGCGCAAACCAAAAACAGTGGCAACCATTCTGTCAGGCGCGTTTCTTCTGCCGGCTGTCATACTGGAATGGAGCGGAGCTGGTGAAGAGGTGCTTATGCCGCTTTATATGGCCGCGATGATTCTAGGCGGCTACCATGTAGCCAAAAGCGGCCTTTACGGACTGAAAAGTTTTACTATGGACACTAACTTTCTCATGACCATAGCTGCTGTCGGAGCCGTTGCAATCCGAGAATGGGGCGAAGGCGCCATGGTTGTGTTCTTGTTTTCCTTGGGTAATGCTTTGCAGGCGTATACGCTGGATAAAACAAGAAACTCCATTCGCGCTTTGATGGACTTGGCTCCGCGTGAAGCACTGGTGCGTAGGAACGGTCAAGAACTCCAGTTAGAGGTAGAAGAAATTGCCATAAACGATGTCATTCTCGTAAAACCAGGGGAGCGTATTGCTATGGATGGAACGGTGACAAACGGCGTTTCTTCAGTAAATCAGGCTTCCATTACCGGGGAATCCATTCCTGTTGAAAAACAGCCTGGAGATATTGTCTATGCCGGTACGGTTAATGAAAACGGCGCATTAGAAATTACCGTAACCAAACTAGCAACAGATTCCACGCTGGCAAAAATCATGCACATGGTAGAGGAGGCGCAAACGAAAAAAGCGCCTATGCAGCAATTTGTAGATGTCTTTGCCAAATACTACACGCCGGTAGTCATTATCGCAGCATTAAGTTTCATCGCCATTCCCACACTGTTCTTTGGAGAACCTTTTGCTGTTTGGTTTTACAAAGCCTTAGTATTGCTGGTTATTTCCTGCCCTTGCGCTTTGGTTATCTCTACTCCTGTATCGATTGTCTCAGCCATTGGCAATGCCTCACGCCACGGCGTATTGATTAAAGGCGGCGCTCATTTAGAACATATGGGGAGCGTTGAAGCCATCGCCTTTGACAAAACCGGAACGCTTACTTCAGGGAAGCCAGTTGTAACAGATATTATTCCTTTAAACGGCATTCCCCAAGATGAACTTCTCGCTTTGGCAGCGGCGGTAGAAAAGTGGTCAGAGCACCCTTTAGCTAAAGCAATCGTCTCCTATGCGAAAGATACGCCGCTGCCAAGCATAAGTAATTTCCAAGCGCTACCTGGCCGTGGGGCGCAAGCGAATATAGGCGAACAAACTATTTATGTAGGCAGCCGGCGTTTGTTCGAAGAAATAGGCTGCGTTATCGCTGCGGATGAGCCTCGCTTAACTAGACTGGAGGAACAAGGAAAAACCGCCATGCTGGTAGGTACCCGTCAAAAAGTGCTGGGAGTTCTAGCGGTAGCTGATACTTTGCGTGAAGAAAGCAGCGCATCCTTGAGCGAACTCCGCACCGCTGGAGTTCGTACTATAGCTATGCTTACCGGCGACAATGAGCGCGTAGCTAAAACTATTGCGACAGAACTCAAGATTGACGCAGTTTACAGTGAATTACTTCCAGAAGAGAAAGCGATGGCGCTAAAACAACTTTCTAGCAAATACGGCCGCGTAGCCATGGTAGGAGACGGGGTAAACGATGCTCCGGCTTTAGCTACAGCGGATGTAGGAATTGCTATGGGGGTAGCTGGTTCGGACAGCGCGCTGGAAACAGCCGATATCGCGCTTATGTCCGACGACTTAAGCAAGCTGGCTTATATCATAAAACTCAGTCGTAAAACAGTAGCGATCATCAAGCAAAATGTTACTTTCTCCATTGCCATAAAACTCTTGTTTGTCGCAGGAACTTTTTTGGGGGTTGTGAACCTTTGGCTGGCGATCTTAGCCGATACAGGGGCTTCCTTGCTGGTCACGCTAAACGGCATGCGTTTGGCTAAGAAAATAGGTTAA